A region of Salinibacter sp. 10B DNA encodes the following proteins:
- a CDS encoding histidine kinase, with protein sequence MFTDIRNTLPGVRRLGQQIGLMLGVALLIGTFLFHVWTGLGELPERWPTLLWNVYFSLVYTVIIFTSVRVAIAVLRAHVPLRSRRDVALHVGGLSVTTVGAYGLATAFCRVLHPAFSVRWQVLVITATITFMVSLIWSAFSYMGAFYRQLRKAEAARYEARLEALRAQINPHFLFNAFNSIAALVRTRPDEAEMVVEDLSDLFRYTLRASKDDAATLAQEVEAARRYLAVEKARFRDRLTVTIDVPDRLRSVSMPSMTLQPLVENAVKHGVGGTADACTVTVMAEEIDDMLVLRVQDTGPGFSTVDLDDVLDEGTGLANVRERLRLFFGDAARMRLQAQGVELRLPLHDEEASPGGRGAVVEAG encoded by the coding sequence ATGTTCACCGACATCCGCAATACCCTTCCAGGTGTCCGACGCCTCGGCCAGCAGATCGGGCTCATGCTCGGGGTGGCCCTCCTCATCGGGACGTTCCTCTTTCACGTCTGGACGGGACTGGGGGAGCTGCCGGAGCGCTGGCCCACTCTGCTCTGGAACGTGTACTTCTCGCTCGTCTACACGGTGATCATTTTTACCAGTGTGCGGGTTGCGATCGCCGTGCTCCGGGCCCACGTGCCCCTTCGGTCGCGGCGGGACGTCGCCCTGCATGTGGGCGGTCTCTCAGTGACGACGGTCGGCGCGTACGGGCTTGCCACGGCGTTCTGCCGGGTGCTCCATCCTGCCTTCAGCGTGCGGTGGCAGGTGCTGGTGATCACGGCCACCATCACCTTCATGGTGTCCCTCATCTGGAGCGCCTTCTCGTACATGGGGGCGTTTTACCGACAGCTCCGCAAGGCGGAGGCCGCCCGCTACGAGGCCCGGCTGGAGGCGCTCCGTGCCCAAATTAATCCACACTTTCTGTTCAACGCCTTCAACTCGATTGCGGCCCTCGTTCGCACCCGGCCCGACGAGGCCGAGATGGTCGTGGAGGACCTGTCCGACCTCTTCCGGTACACGCTGCGCGCCTCGAAGGACGACGCCGCTACACTGGCGCAGGAGGTGGAGGCGGCCCGGCGCTACCTCGCCGTTGAGAAGGCGCGCTTCCGGGACCGGCTCACGGTGACGATTGACGTGCCCGACCGCCTCCGGTCCGTCTCGATGCCCAGCATGACCCTCCAGCCGCTCGTCGAGAACGCGGTAAAGCACGGCGTAGGAGGAACCGCCGACGCGTGCACCGTGACGGTCATGGCTGAAGAGATCGACGATATGCTCGTGCTTCGCGTGCAGGACACCGGCCCCGGCTTCAGTACTGTCGACCTCGACGACGTGCTCGACGAGGGCACCGGCCTCGCAAACGTGCGCGAGCGACTGCGTCTCTTCTTCGGCGACGCGGCCCGGATGCGTCTCCAAGCCCAGGGTGTGGAGCTCCGCCTGCCCCTGCACGACGAGGAGGCCTCCCCCGGTGGCAGAGGTGCCGTGGTCGAAGCCGGGTAG
- a CDS encoding LytTR family transcriptional regulator DNA-binding domain-containing protein — translation MPLRCLLVDDEPLARDRLRDLLNEAEADVAVEAEAGGGKEAVSLIHEHEPDVVFLDVQMPVLDGFDVVDLLPEARPHIVFVTAYDEYALEAFEVHALDYVTKPVRLDRLNKTLNRLTDALADQQRAEQEKLENLRDARHDQALKRLTVHVGRRLRVVPLENVRWIEADDGFVFAHTEDGRYRTDFTLGELDDRLPADDFVRTHRSSIVNLAAVYELVPEPAGTATLRLEDGTEVKVARRRTEDVKDALT, via the coding sequence ATGCCCCTGCGCTGCTTGCTCGTCGACGACGAACCACTGGCCCGCGACCGCCTGCGCGATCTGCTCAATGAAGCTGAGGCCGACGTTGCGGTGGAGGCCGAGGCCGGTGGGGGGAAGGAGGCCGTGTCCCTGATCCACGAGCACGAGCCCGACGTCGTCTTTCTCGACGTGCAGATGCCGGTGCTCGACGGGTTCGACGTGGTCGACCTGCTTCCGGAGGCGCGGCCTCACATCGTCTTTGTGACGGCCTACGACGAGTACGCCCTTGAGGCCTTCGAGGTGCACGCGCTGGACTACGTCACCAAGCCGGTGCGGCTCGACCGACTCAACAAGACCCTGAACCGCCTGACGGACGCGTTGGCGGATCAGCAGCGCGCGGAGCAGGAGAAGCTCGAGAACCTCCGCGATGCTCGGCACGATCAGGCCCTGAAACGACTCACGGTGCACGTCGGGCGGCGCCTCCGCGTGGTGCCGCTCGAAAATGTCCGATGGATTGAGGCCGACGATGGGTTCGTCTTTGCGCATACCGAGGACGGGCGGTACCGAACGGACTTCACCCTCGGCGAGCTCGACGATAGGCTTCCCGCCGACGACTTCGTTCGGACCCACCGCTCCTCGATCGTCAACCTTGCGGCGGTGTACGAGCTGGTGCCCGAGCCCGCCGGCACGGCGACGCTTCGGCTTGAGGACGGGACGGAGGTGAAGGTGGCGCGGCGGCGGACCGAGGACGTGAAGGACGCGCTGACCTGA
- a CDS encoding ribonucleoside-diphosphate reductase subunit alpha has protein sequence MPKTLSRPTTSPDFSWLNDEARTFLHRGYLLDDTGPEERVREIAEHAESILKMDGFADRFYEYMARGYYSLASPVWANLGLDRGLPISCFGSYIGDTMESILDTHAEVGMMTKVGGGTSGYFGDLRPRGAPISNNGTSNGTYPFAQLFDKIINVVSQGETRRGHFAGYIDIEHPDVEEWLNIQTEGDAIQTMMYGIVVGDDWMQAMIDGDPEKRERWAQVVESRMNLGIPYILFRDNIQRGRPQVYKDKGYDVKASNLCSEIALPAGPDESFVCCLSSMNALHYDEWKNTEAVETLTYFLDAVMQEFIEGAEGMEHMERTVRFAKRHRAIGIGILGWHSYLQSNMIPFESTEASLKGAEIAKTIKDRSYAASGELADRFGEPEVLEGYGRRNATTMAVAPTKSSSFILGQVSPSIEPIKSNYFVQDRAKMKVTYKNPYLKDLLAKKGEDTADVWEQIALRDGSVQHLDFLSDREKDVFKTFSEISQMAIIDQAAGRQKHIDQSQSLNLAIDPKSTPVKDINRLYVEAWQKGVKSLYYQNGVNAAQSFSRDLLACRSCEA, from the coding sequence ATGCCTAAAACCCTGTCTCGCCCCACCACCTCGCCCGACTTTTCCTGGCTCAACGACGAGGCTCGCACCTTCCTTCATCGCGGCTATCTGCTGGACGATACCGGGCCGGAAGAGCGCGTCCGCGAGATCGCTGAGCACGCCGAGTCGATCCTTAAGATGGACGGTTTTGCGGACCGGTTCTACGAGTACATGGCGCGCGGCTACTACTCGCTGGCCTCGCCCGTGTGGGCCAACCTCGGCCTCGACCGCGGCCTGCCGATCTCGTGCTTCGGCTCCTACATCGGCGACACGATGGAATCAATCCTCGACACGCACGCCGAGGTGGGGATGATGACGAAGGTCGGCGGCGGCACGAGCGGCTACTTTGGCGATCTCCGCCCGCGCGGCGCCCCCATCAGCAACAACGGCACGTCGAACGGCACCTACCCGTTCGCCCAGCTTTTCGACAAGATCATCAATGTCGTAAGCCAGGGCGAGACGCGACGCGGCCACTTTGCCGGGTACATCGACATTGAGCATCCGGACGTGGAGGAGTGGCTCAACATCCAGACGGAGGGTGACGCCATCCAGACGATGATGTACGGCATTGTCGTGGGTGACGACTGGATGCAGGCCATGATCGACGGGGACCCGGAGAAGCGCGAGCGGTGGGCGCAGGTGGTGGAGAGTCGTATGAACCTCGGCATTCCGTACATCCTCTTCCGCGACAACATCCAGCGGGGACGACCGCAGGTCTACAAGGACAAGGGCTACGACGTGAAGGCCTCGAACCTGTGCAGTGAGATCGCCCTGCCCGCCGGACCCGACGAGAGCTTCGTCTGCTGCCTCTCGTCCATGAATGCGCTGCACTACGACGAGTGGAAGAATACCGAGGCCGTGGAGACGCTGACCTACTTTCTCGACGCGGTGATGCAGGAGTTTATCGAGGGGGCCGAGGGAATGGAGCACATGGAGCGAACGGTGCGCTTTGCGAAGCGGCACCGCGCCATTGGCATCGGCATCCTGGGCTGGCACTCGTACCTGCAGTCGAACATGATTCCGTTTGAGTCCACGGAGGCGAGCCTGAAAGGAGCCGAGATCGCCAAGACGATCAAGGACCGGTCCTACGCCGCCTCTGGCGAGCTGGCCGACCGCTTTGGCGAACCCGAGGTGCTGGAGGGCTACGGGCGCCGCAACGCCACCACAATGGCCGTGGCCCCCACGAAATCGTCCAGCTTCATCCTCGGGCAGGTCTCGCCGTCCATTGAGCCGATTAAGAGCAACTACTTCGTGCAGGACCGGGCCAAGATGAAGGTGACCTACAAAAACCCGTATCTGAAGGACCTGCTGGCAAAGAAGGGCGAGGACACGGCCGACGTCTGGGAGCAGATTGCCCTGCGCGACGGCTCGGTGCAGCACCTTGATTTCCTGTCCGATCGGGAAAAGGACGTGTTCAAGACGTTCAGCGAGATCAGCCAGATGGCGATTATCGATCAGGCAGCCGGTCGCCAGAAGCACATCGACCAGTCGCAGAGCCTCAACCTCGCCATCGACCCGAAGTCCACGCCCGTGAAAGACATCAACCGGCTCTACGTGGAAGCGTGGCAGAAGGGCGTGAAGTCGCTCTATTACCAGAACGGCGTGAACGCAGCGCAGAGCTTCTCGCGCGACCTGCTGGCGTGCCGCAGCTGCGAGGCCTAA
- a CDS encoding ribonucleotide-diphosphate reductase subunit beta — MSIFDERVNLKPYEYPHLLEFKTAIRQSYWVHDEFNFEGDVQDFRVNCTDAERSVITKTMLAIAQVEVAVKTFWADLYDRLPVPEVGAVGMTFAESEVRHLDAYSHLLELLGLSDRFEQIEDIPALHDRVQYLNAALEGIETGNDRDFAQAILLFSIFIEHVSLFSQFLIMLSFDKYEKRFKGVANAVEATSKEEQIHGLFGVELIDVIREEHPEWFGPAFEREVQDACRRAHDAEQRVLDWIFAEGELDFLPRPVVDAFLRDKFNRSLKNVDVNPIFEVDPERLDETRWFYEEILLTKGNDFFSKRSTSYSKMTQSVSGDDLF; from the coding sequence ATGTCCATCTTCGACGAGCGCGTTAACCTCAAGCCCTACGAGTATCCGCATCTGCTGGAATTCAAGACGGCCATCCGGCAGTCGTACTGGGTGCACGACGAGTTCAACTTTGAGGGCGACGTGCAGGACTTCCGCGTCAACTGTACCGACGCCGAGCGCAGCGTCATCACAAAGACGATGCTCGCGATCGCGCAGGTGGAGGTCGCGGTGAAAACCTTCTGGGCCGACCTCTACGACCGGCTGCCGGTACCGGAGGTCGGGGCCGTCGGCATGACCTTCGCCGAGAGCGAGGTGCGCCACCTGGATGCCTATTCGCATCTGTTGGAGTTGCTGGGCCTGAGCGATCGCTTCGAGCAGATCGAAGACATCCCGGCCCTGCACGACCGGGTGCAGTACCTCAACGCCGCGCTGGAGGGCATCGAGACCGGAAACGACCGCGACTTCGCCCAGGCCATCCTGCTCTTCTCGATCTTCATCGAGCACGTGAGCCTGTTCAGCCAGTTCCTCATCATGCTCTCGTTCGACAAGTACGAGAAGCGGTTTAAGGGCGTGGCCAATGCGGTCGAGGCCACCTCCAAGGAGGAGCAGATCCACGGCCTCTTCGGGGTGGAGCTGATCGACGTCATCCGCGAGGAGCACCCCGAGTGGTTTGGGCCCGCGTTTGAGCGCGAAGTGCAGGACGCCTGTCGGCGCGCCCACGACGCGGAGCAGCGGGTCCTCGACTGGATCTTTGCGGAGGGCGAGCTGGACTTTCTGCCCCGTCCGGTCGTGGACGCCTTCCTGCGCGACAAGTTTAACCGCTCGCTGAAGAATGTAGACGTGAATCCGATCTTCGAGGTCGACCCGGAGCGGCTCGACGAAACCCGCTGGTTCTACGAGGAGATTCTGCTCACGAAGGGCAACGACTTCTTCTCAAAACGCTCCACCAGCTACTCCAAGATGACGCAGAGCGTGAGCGGGGACGATCTATTCTGA
- a CDS encoding tryptophan 7-halogenase: MERLDADVAILGSGFGGCIMALVLDRIGLAPVVLDRAEHPRFAIGESSTPTANMILRALATRYDLPRLEPLSAHGPWRETYPDVTGGRKRGFSYFRHRRGEPFAPDPTHANELLVAASSDPYHADTQWLRADVDAFLADEVRSAGIPLWENTTVTDVERNERWRVQGQHKEEPVECTADVVIDATGGGQLLPSLGFAEKDEALHTHSRALYAHFQDLPRWNEWLAERGGRTSDHPFPADEAALHHILDDGWLWELRFDDGRVSAGLVLDAKAHPFPSDASPPEEWRAHLHDYPTLADRFATAQIIDPPSQIVRTGRLQRLVDQAAGPGWALLPFTAGFVDPLHSTGIAHTLSGIERLARLFEQHGPAPPASALQHYSRAVRQELRFVDDLVRLCYDALPSFEAWTASTMLYFAAATTYERRRADTDGVPDDPPTFLCAHEEALQTAARQAHQHLPRNAGAPDAETDYASFVQDAIAPFNEVGLFAPPISNMYPHTAAPMET, translated from the coding sequence ATGGAAAGGCTCGACGCCGACGTAGCGATTCTCGGCTCCGGCTTCGGGGGCTGCATCATGGCGCTGGTGCTCGACCGCATCGGCCTAGCGCCGGTCGTGTTGGACCGGGCCGAGCATCCGCGATTTGCGATCGGAGAATCGTCGACGCCGACGGCCAACATGATCCTGCGCGCTCTGGCCACCCGCTATGACTTGCCCCGCTTAGAGCCGCTGTCGGCGCACGGCCCCTGGCGCGAAACGTACCCGGACGTCACCGGCGGGCGGAAGCGCGGGTTCAGCTATTTCCGCCACCGGCGCGGGGAGCCGTTTGCCCCCGACCCTACACACGCCAACGAGCTGCTGGTGGCCGCGAGCAGCGACCCGTACCACGCGGATACGCAGTGGCTCCGGGCCGACGTCGATGCGTTCCTGGCCGACGAGGTGCGATCGGCGGGCATTCCGCTGTGGGAGAACACGACCGTGACCGATGTGGAGCGGAATGAACGATGGCGCGTGCAGGGACAACACAAGGAGGAGCCGGTAGAGTGCACGGCAGATGTTGTGATTGACGCGACGGGTGGGGGCCAATTGCTTCCGTCCCTCGGATTTGCCGAGAAAGACGAGGCACTACACACGCACTCCCGAGCGCTCTACGCCCACTTTCAAGATTTACCCCGCTGGAACGAGTGGCTTGCCGAGCGCGGCGGTCGGACGTCGGACCATCCGTTTCCGGCGGACGAGGCGGCCCTCCACCACATTCTCGACGACGGATGGCTTTGGGAACTGCGGTTCGACGACGGTCGGGTGAGCGCAGGGCTCGTTCTGGACGCCAAAGCGCATCCGTTTCCGTCTGATGCGTCTCCACCAGAGGAGTGGCGAGCGCACCTGCACGACTATCCGACGCTCGCTGATCGATTTGCGACTGCCCAGATCATCGATCCCCCGAGCCAGATCGTCCGCACCGGGCGGCTGCAGCGCCTCGTGGATCAGGCGGCCGGGCCGGGGTGGGCGCTGCTGCCCTTCACGGCCGGATTCGTCGACCCGCTGCACAGCACCGGTATCGCCCACACGCTGAGCGGGATCGAGCGGCTGGCTCGTCTCTTCGAGCAACATGGCCCGGCCCCGCCTGCTTCCGCTCTTCAGCACTACAGCAGGGCCGTTCGGCAAGAGCTTCGCTTCGTCGACGATCTGGTGCGCCTCTGCTACGATGCGCTCCCGTCATTCGAGGCGTGGACGGCTAGTACGATGCTCTACTTTGCCGCCGCCACCACCTACGAGCGCCGTCGGGCGGATACGGACGGCGTGCCCGACGATCCGCCCACGTTCCTCTGTGCCCACGAGGAGGCCCTGCAAACTGCTGCCCGTCAAGCGCATCAACATCTCCCCAGAAATGCAGGGGCACCGGATGCGGAAACGGACTACGCTTCATTCGTGCAGGACGCGATTGCGCCGTTCAATGAGGTTGGCCTCTTCGCTCCTCCGATTTCCAACATGTACCCACACACGGCCGCCCCCATGGAGACATAA
- a CDS encoding radical SAM protein produces the protein MELPEYTDEEIVAARPEKADVDPWEPYAYHVEEERSAAGTVDDVATLFLTNRECPFRCLMCDLWTNTTDETVPEGAVPAQIDYALDRLPDARHVKLYNSGNFFDRKAFPPSDRPAIAERVQDFDTVIVENHPKLCRDVCVEFRDRLGGRLEIALGLETAHPTVLDRLNKRMTRDDFRRAVGFLRENDIDVRTFILLRPPFLSEDEGVVWALRSIEFAFDAGVQCVSVVPTRSGNGIMQQLEKDDHFEPPSMPSIETVLEEGLRMNRSRVFMDLWDLERFYECETCGPKRRERLRRMNLTQTVQPPVQCTCSDRQR, from the coding sequence ATGGAACTGCCAGAGTACACTGACGAGGAGATCGTTGCCGCCCGGCCCGAGAAGGCCGATGTCGACCCGTGGGAACCCTACGCCTACCATGTGGAAGAGGAGCGGTCGGCAGCAGGCACGGTCGACGATGTGGCCACGCTCTTCCTGACGAACCGGGAGTGCCCATTCCGGTGCCTCATGTGCGACCTCTGGACGAACACGACCGACGAGACGGTGCCGGAGGGCGCCGTGCCCGCACAGATCGATTATGCGCTGGACCGGCTCCCCGACGCCCGGCACGTCAAGCTTTACAACAGCGGCAACTTTTTTGACCGCAAAGCCTTCCCCCCGTCCGACCGGCCCGCGATTGCCGAGCGGGTGCAAGACTTCGACACGGTGATCGTCGAGAATCACCCGAAGCTGTGCCGCGACGTGTGCGTCGAGTTTCGGGACCGGCTCGGCGGCCGCCTCGAAATCGCGCTGGGACTGGAAACGGCGCACCCCACGGTGCTCGACCGCCTCAACAAGCGCATGACGCGCGACGACTTCCGCCGGGCCGTCGGCTTCCTGCGCGAAAATGACATTGACGTGCGGACCTTCATCCTGTTGCGCCCGCCATTTCTGAGCGAGGACGAGGGCGTGGTGTGGGCGCTGCGGTCCATCGAGTTTGCGTTCGACGCCGGGGTGCAGTGCGTGTCCGTCGTGCCCACCCGCAGCGGCAACGGCATCATGCAGCAACTGGAGAAGGACGACCACTTCGAGCCGCCGTCGATGCCCTCGATCGAAACCGTGTTGGAGGAGGGCCTCCGCATGAATCGCAGCCGCGTCTTCATGGACCTCTGGGACCTGGAGCGCTTCTATGAGTGCGAAACGTGCGGCCCGAAGCGACGGGAGCGCCTGCGGCGGATGAATCTAACTCAGACGGTGCAACCACCGGTGCAATGTACTTGCTCTGATCGGCAGAGGTGA
- a CDS encoding asparagine synthase-related protein, with protein MATDAYVERLVNLLDPEQNVFLNGTAEDAAEAMASGDPERIRSIDGQFALVHKEGQTVRMARSIGRPMRYFLAKRREGPCLVVAERMDEIQEFLESEGLGDQFHPSYTRMVPAHHVTELQLVGCPDPKPSYTRYFDPDQGTLPADLDAIGEAYIGALADECNKWLDRIDDEAPIGVLFSGGIDSGSIFLVLRHLLLERGEAPTRLKAFTLSVGGGSDVEQAHAFLDALDLSMFLEVVETEKEQVDFREAIRVTEDYKPLDVQAATMTLALCRGIRERYPDWTYLVDGDGGDENLKDYPIDENPELTIRSVLNNQMLYQEGWGVDALKHSATYSGGQSRGHVRSYAPARALNFQPFSPYTLPNVIEVAENIPFIELTDWEPDKLYELKGEIVKRGVEAITGQEMPIFEKTRFQHGAVDDGGFDELFPESERAYRQAFAEIHE; from the coding sequence ATGGCTACGGACGCCTACGTCGAGCGCCTTGTCAATCTCCTCGATCCTGAGCAGAACGTTTTCCTGAATGGTACAGCGGAGGATGCCGCAGAGGCCATGGCCTCCGGCGATCCCGAGCGCATCCGGTCGATCGACGGGCAGTTCGCCCTCGTGCACAAGGAGGGCCAGACGGTCCGCATGGCCCGTTCCATCGGGCGCCCCATGCGGTACTTCCTGGCGAAGCGGCGCGAGGGGCCGTGCCTCGTGGTCGCCGAGCGGATGGACGAGATCCAGGAGTTTCTGGAGAGCGAGGGCCTTGGAGATCAGTTCCACCCGTCGTACACGCGCATGGTGCCGGCCCACCACGTCACCGAGCTCCAGCTCGTGGGCTGCCCCGACCCGAAGCCGAGCTATACCCGCTACTTCGATCCCGACCAGGGTACGCTCCCGGCCGACCTCGACGCCATCGGCGAAGCGTACATCGGCGCACTGGCCGACGAGTGCAACAAGTGGCTCGATCGGATCGACGACGAGGCTCCGATCGGCGTGCTCTTCTCCGGTGGCATCGACAGCGGCTCGATCTTCCTCGTGCTGCGCCATCTGCTGCTGGAGCGAGGCGAGGCGCCGACGCGCCTCAAGGCGTTCACGCTGTCGGTGGGCGGCGGCTCGGACGTGGAGCAGGCCCACGCCTTCCTCGATGCACTGGACCTGTCGATGTTCTTGGAGGTCGTGGAGACCGAGAAGGAGCAGGTGGACTTTCGCGAGGCGATCCGCGTGACGGAGGATTACAAGCCGCTCGACGTGCAGGCGGCCACGATGACGCTCGCCCTCTGCCGCGGCATCCGCGAGCGCTACCCGGACTGGACCTATCTCGTGGACGGCGACGGCGGCGACGAGAACCTGAAGGACTACCCGATCGACGAGAATCCGGAGCTCACCATCCGGAGTGTGCTCAACAACCAGATGCTCTACCAGGAGGGCTGGGGCGTCGATGCGCTCAAGCATTCCGCTACCTACTCCGGGGGACAGAGCCGGGGTCACGTCCGAAGCTACGCGCCCGCACGGGCGCTCAACTTCCAGCCGTTCAGCCCCTACACGCTACCGAACGTGATCGAGGTGGCCGAAAACATCCCGTTCATCGAGCTCACGGACTGGGAGCCGGACAAGCTCTACGAGCTCAAGGGAGAGATCGTGAAACGCGGCGTGGAGGCAATCACCGGCCAGGAGATGCCGATTTTCGAAAAGACGCGCTTTCAACACGGGGCCGTGGATGACGGCGGGTTCGACGAGCTCTTCCCTGAGTCCGAGCGGGCGTACCGACAGGCCTTTGCGGAGATTCACGAGTAG